The following proteins are encoded in a genomic region of Vanessa cardui chromosome W, ilVanCard2.1, whole genome shotgun sequence:
- the LOC124542515 gene encoding uncharacterized mitochondrial protein AtMg00820-like has translation MPNSQSNTREKRKRKIPERYGYANACTMSIGEDELTFSEAISGPEKQQWLQAITEELQSFVDNQVWEVVDAPNNGSVVQCKWVLKKKFDSDNKVRYRARLVAKGFTQKAGVDYKETFSPVR, from the coding sequence ATGCCTAATTCACAATCTAACACAAGAGAGAAGAGGAAAAGAAAGATTCCTGAAAGATATGGCTATGCAAATGCTTGTACCATGTCCATAGGAGAAGATGAGTTGACTTTTTCAGAGGCTATCAGTGGTCCTGAGAAACAACAGTGGTTGCAGGCGATAACCGAGGAACTGCAGTCATTTGTAGACAACCAAGTGTGGGAGGTTGTCGATGCTCCAAATAATGGAAGTGTAGTGCAGTGCAAGTGGGTCTTAAAAAAGAAATTCGATAGTGACAATAAAGTAAGATATCGTGCCAGACTTGTAGCTAAAGGCTTCACACAGAAGGCAGGTGTAGACTACAAGGAGACATTCTCACCA
- the LOC124542514 gene encoding tigger transposable element-derived protein 6-like — METMGITIGPQAEQLARNRDERRVWSANRRSTDNSKEARTVRKNERSDEIEEYKRSEGILYDSSEAHSSSDDKPEIEETQAHSSSDVHPEIEDTQIDDSEISEEYGPLLKEKSKEFATKLGTQNLSASNGWLEGFKRRHDIAFKKAAGESKSVDQGVCNQWTEDLPNLLEGYEPDDIYNADETALFFKCLPDKTFTFKGEKCHGGKQSKERLTLLQCVNMSGTDKLPLLIIGKSKRPRCFKGVKTLPVDYANNTKTWMTKILFKDWLKKVDKQMKINRKKILLFIDNCAAHTDLPTLANVKVMFLPANTTSKLQSLDQGIIHTFKRFYRREVVKHILTSLEENSSPDINVLLAMKFARKAWYLVSDVTVKNYFKKAGFWKSTDEQGLQEENDAEIGPSNEEWTKLVSHGSNMLMPSFDDFVQIDDDVTTTGELTDDDIVKNCVNTCIAGNDSEDETQIPETEIKIIPMKLALQALETVH, encoded by the exons atggagACCATGGGCATAACAATCGGGCCACAAGCGGAGCAACTCGCACGAAACCGAGACGAGCGGCGAGTATGGAGCGCCAATCGTAGGAGCACCGACAACTCCAAAGAAGCTCGAACAGTTCGAAAGAATGAAAGGAGTGACGAAATCGAGGAATACAAACGTTCCGAAGGGATCCTCTATG ATTCTTCTGAAGCACATTCTTCATCAGATGACAAACCGGAAATAGAAGAAACTCAAGCACATTCTTCATCAGATGTCCATCCGGAAATAGAAGATACCCAAATCGACGATTCTGAGATATCTGAAGAGT ATGGACCTTTGTTGAAAGAAAAATCAAAAGAGTTTGCTACAAAACTGGGAACCCAGAACTTATCTGCTAGCAACGGCTGGTTAGAGGGTTTTAAAAGGCGTCATGACATAGCTTTCAAAAAAGCAGCTGGAGAAAGTAAATCTGTGGACCAAGGTGTTTGCAACCAGTGGACTGAAGATCTGCCAAATCTTTTAGAAGGGTATGAACCAGACGATATTTACAACGCGGATGAAACTGCTTTGTTTTTTAAGTGCCTTCCGGATAAAACATTTACGTTTAAAGGCGAAAAATGCCATGGAGGAAAACAAAGCAAGGAACGCCTTACACTTCTCCAGTGTGTAAACATGAGTGGTACGGACAAACTCCCACTTCTCATTATCGGGAAATCAAAGCGACCTAGATGTTTTAAAGGTGTCAAGACTCTACCCGTTGATTATGCCAATAATACAAAGACTTGGATGACCAAGATATTATTCAAAGATTGGTTGAAAAAAGTTGACAAACAAATGAAGATAAACCGAAAAAAAATTCTGCTATTCATTGACAACTGTGCTGCCCATACGGACTTACCAACACTTGCAAACGTAAAAGTAATGTTTTTACCTGCTAACACCACTAGTAAACTTCAATCATTAGATCAAGGCATCATTCACACTTTTAAACGCTTTTATCGCAGAGAAGTCGTTAAACACATTCTTACGAGTCTGGAAGAAAACAGTAGCCCTGACATTAACGTACTTCTAGCTATGAAATTTGCTAGAAAAGCATGGTACTTAGTCAGCGACGTTACTGTCAAAAACTACTTCAAGAAAGCTGGGTTTTGGAAAAGTACAGATGAACAAGGCTTGCAGGAGGAAAATGATGCTGAAATTGGACCTAGCAACGAGGAATGGACTAAGCTTGTGTCTCACGGATCCAATATGTTAATGCCGAGCTTCGATGATTTCGTTCAAATTGACGACGACGTAACTACCACTGGAGAACTAACTGACGACGATATCGTTAAGAATTGTGTGAACACCTGTATTGCTGGAAATGACAGTGAAGACGAGACACAGATTCCGGAAACAGAAATAAAGATCATTCCAATGAAGCTAGCTTTGCAAGCGTTGGAGACGGTGCATTAA